A stretch of Brevundimonas naejangsanensis DNA encodes these proteins:
- the greA gene encoding transcription elongation factor GreA: protein MSVAFTREEDLEATAADLPDRPISPHPNLVTPQGLAQIEAALAAARAAYTAAQAAGSIEADRTAMARATRDLRYWSARRSTAQLVEAPADGRVRFGDTVTIEREDGRTQTWRIVGEDEADPAQGSVSHVSPLARALMGKREGEEATVAGQSVEIVAIQEG from the coding sequence ATGAGCGTCGCCTTCACCCGAGAAGAAGATCTGGAAGCCACGGCGGCGGACCTGCCGGACCGGCCGATCTCGCCCCATCCCAACCTGGTCACGCCCCAGGGCCTGGCCCAGATCGAGGCCGCGCTGGCGGCCGCGCGTGCCGCCTATACGGCGGCCCAGGCGGCGGGCTCCATCGAGGCCGACCGCACGGCCATGGCGCGGGCGACGCGCGACCTGCGCTATTGGTCGGCGCGGCGCTCGACGGCCCAGCTGGTCGAGGCGCCCGCGGACGGGCGGGTGCGCTTCGGCGACACGGTCACCATCGAGCGCGAGGACGGCCGCACCCAGACCTGGCGCATCGTCGGCGAGGACGAGGCCGATCCGGCGCAAGGCAGCGTCAGCCACGTCTCCCCCCTGGCCCGCGCCCTGATGGGCAAGCGCGAGGGGGAGGAGGCGACGGTCGCGGGCCAGTCGGTCGAGATCGTTGCCATCCAGGAAGGCTAG
- a CDS encoding NAD(P)/FAD-dependent oxidoreductase — MTRPPFTVALIGAGPAGLMAAERLAQAGLNVVVHERMPSVARKFLMAGRGGLNLTHSEPLDPFLSRYDAAARARVEGWLDAFSPADLVVWVEGLGQPTFVGSSGRVFPKAMKASPLLRAWLARLEGLGVELRTRSRWTGWTDGALSFDTPDGERIERPDAVILALGGASWARLGSDAGWVPALEEAGVAVAPFRPANVGFDVAWSPLFRERFAGTPLKGIALTHAGRTVRGEAMIAAYGIEGGGIYALSAQLRASVERDNATRLSLDLRPDMALEALTQRLSQPRGKDSLSNWLRKAARLDAAAVALLREAGPLPAEPAALAARIKGINLTLTGVQSLSRAISAAGGVALDAVDDRLMLKSRPGVFLAGEMLDWEAPTGGYLLQAAFASGVVAANGVLDWLETR; from the coding sequence ATGACGCGCCCCCCCTTCACAGTCGCCTTGATCGGCGCCGGCCCCGCCGGGCTGATGGCCGCCGAGCGCCTGGCCCAGGCGGGGCTGAACGTCGTCGTGCACGAGCGGATGCCCTCGGTCGCGCGCAAATTCCTCATGGCCGGACGCGGCGGGCTGAACCTGACCCATTCGGAGCCGCTCGATCCCTTCCTCAGCCGCTACGACGCCGCCGCTCGAGCCCGCGTCGAGGGCTGGCTGGACGCCTTCTCGCCCGCCGATCTGGTCGTCTGGGTCGAGGGCCTGGGCCAGCCGACCTTCGTCGGCTCCTCGGGCCGGGTGTTTCCGAAGGCGATGAAGGCCTCGCCCCTGCTGCGCGCCTGGCTGGCGCGGCTGGAGGGGCTGGGCGTCGAGCTCCGCACCCGCTCGCGCTGGACCGGCTGGACGGACGGCGCCCTGTCGTTCGACACGCCCGACGGCGAACGGATCGAGCGGCCCGACGCCGTGATCCTGGCCCTGGGCGGGGCCAGCTGGGCCAGGCTGGGGTCCGACGCCGGCTGGGTCCCAGCGCTCGAAGAGGCGGGCGTCGCCGTGGCCCCCTTCCGCCCGGCCAACGTCGGCTTCGACGTCGCCTGGTCGCCCCTGTTCCGCGAGCGTTTCGCCGGGACGCCGCTGAAGGGGATCGCCCTGACCCATGCAGGCCGCACGGTGCGCGGCGAGGCCATGATCGCCGCCTATGGCATCGAGGGCGGCGGAATCTACGCCCTGTCGGCCCAGCTGCGCGCGTCGGTGGAGCGCGACAACGCGACGAGGCTGAGCCTGGACCTGCGCCCCGACATGGCGCTTGAGGCCTTGACGCAACGCCTGTCGCAGCCGCGCGGCAAGGACAGCCTGTCCAACTGGCTGCGCAAGGCCGCCCGGCTGGACGCCGCCGCCGTCGCCCTGCTGCGCGAAGCCGGGCCCCTGCCCGCCGAACCCGCCGCCCTGGCCGCCCGCATCAAGGGCATCAACCTGACCCTGACCGGGGTGCAGAGCCTGAGTCGCGCCATCTCCGCGGCCGGAGGCGTGGCGCTGGACGCCGTGGACGACCGGCTGATGCTCAAGTCGCGGCCCGGCGTCTTCCTGGCGGGGGAGATGCTGGACTGGGAGGCGCCGACCGGCGGCTATCTGCTGCAGGCCGCCTTCGCCTCGGGCGTCGTGGCGGCCAACGGCGTCCTCGACTGGCTTGAGACCCGCTGA
- a CDS encoding M28 family metallopeptidase → MPMPRSTPRSAAALGLIAALMCSTSALAQTAPGQVDPARLNEATRVLASDAFEGRAPVTPGEDRTIEWLTQQFQALGLEPGGPDGAWVQIAHVSRTSQDGPATISVAAKGRTTPLQRATDVIVSSDRPVDHVTLTDAPLVFVGYGVDAPERGWDDYKGVDLTGKIMLVLVNDPDFGAPEGHPVAGKFDGQAMTFYGRWTYKFQVAAAHGAAGVLVIHDTPGAGYPWSTLQNSSTAPKFDIVRADPNKERVAAQGWIQGAVAEQLFQDAGLDFEALKAQARTPEFQPVTLDGVTMSIDFGQTADRVQTRNVIARLPGAKYPDETVMFGAHWDAYGRATPKNGDDIYNGAVDNATGVAAVLELARLFAEGPRPERSTVFVGWAAEETGLLGAEYYAANPVWPLETTVANINMDSLLPGTEIDPNIVVIGAGKNDLDDRLAAFAAREGRRLIPDPAPQAGAFYRSDHFPLARKGVPALFAAAGFTGHNAASRDYVANRYHQPTDEWTPDWKMDAAAADVQLLYEVGAALANSRDWPAWKPGDEFEGARNASAAARK, encoded by the coding sequence ATGCCGATGCCCCGTTCGACGCCCCGTTCCGCCGCCGCCCTCGGCCTGATCGCCGCCCTGATGTGTTCGACCTCCGCGCTGGCGCAAACCGCGCCGGGCCAGGTGGACCCGGCCCGGCTCAACGAGGCGACCCGCGTCCTGGCCTCCGACGCCTTCGAAGGCCGCGCCCCGGTCACGCCGGGCGAAGACCGCACCATCGAATGGTTGACCCAGCAGTTCCAGGCGCTCGGGCTCGAGCCCGGCGGCCCCGACGGCGCCTGGGTCCAGATCGCCCATGTCAGCCGCACCAGCCAGGACGGCCCGGCGACCATCAGCGTCGCCGCCAAGGGCCGGACCACGCCCCTGCAGCGCGCCACGGACGTCATCGTCTCCTCGGACCGGCCGGTGGACCACGTGACCCTGACCGACGCCCCTCTGGTCTTCGTCGGCTACGGCGTGGACGCGCCCGAGCGCGGCTGGGACGACTACAAGGGCGTCGACCTGACCGGAAAGATCATGCTGGTCCTGGTCAACGACCCCGACTTCGGCGCCCCCGAAGGCCATCCGGTCGCGGGCAAGTTCGACGGCCAGGCCATGACCTTCTACGGCCGCTGGACCTACAAGTTCCAGGTCGCGGCGGCGCATGGGGCGGCGGGCGTCCTGGTCATCCACGACACGCCGGGCGCGGGCTATCCCTGGTCGACGCTGCAGAACTCCTCGACCGCGCCCAAGTTCGACATCGTCCGCGCCGATCCGAACAAGGAGCGCGTCGCCGCCCAAGGCTGGATCCAGGGCGCCGTGGCCGAACAGCTGTTCCAGGACGCCGGGCTCGATTTCGAGGCGCTGAAGGCCCAGGCGCGCACGCCCGAGTTCCAGCCGGTGACGCTGGACGGCGTCACCATGTCCATCGACTTCGGCCAGACCGCCGACCGGGTGCAGACGCGCAACGTCATCGCCCGTCTGCCGGGCGCGAAATATCCGGACGAGACGGTCATGTTCGGCGCCCACTGGGACGCCTATGGCCGCGCCACGCCCAAGAACGGCGACGACATCTATAACGGCGCCGTGGACAATGCGACCGGCGTGGCGGCGGTGCTGGAGCTGGCCCGCCTGTTCGCCGAGGGGCCGCGCCCGGAACGCTCGACCGTCTTCGTCGGCTGGGCCGCCGAGGAGACGGGCCTGCTGGGCGCCGAATACTACGCCGCCAACCCGGTCTGGCCGCTGGAGACGACGGTCGCCAACATCAATATGGACAGCCTGCTGCCGGGGACCGAGATCGACCCGAACATCGTGGTCATCGGCGCGGGCAAGAACGACCTGGACGACCGGCTGGCCGCCTTTGCCGCGCGCGAAGGCCGCCGCCTGATCCCCGATCCGGCGCCCCAGGCCGGCGCCTTCTACCGCTCCGACCACTTCCCCCTGGCGCGCAAGGGCGTGCCCGCCCTGTTCGCCGCCGCCGGCTTCACCGGCCACAACGCCGCCAGCCGCGACTACGTCGCCAACCGCTATCATCAGCCGACGGACGAATGGACGCCGGACTGGAAGATGGACGCCGCCGCCGCCGACGTGCAGCTGCTGTACGAGGTCGGCGCCGCCCTGGCCAACTCGCGCGACTGGCCCGCGTGGAAGCCGGGCGACGAGTTCGAGGGCGCGCGCAACGCCTCGGCCGCCGCACGAAAATAG
- a CDS encoding serine hydrolase domain-containing protein, translating to MTALPDLHGVCPPRFNAVKDAFAANFTDAPEGLNELAARFSVTIDGEVVVDLWAGSADTAGRTPFTDGTLVPVFSTGKAVMALMIARCVDKGLLSYEDRVADHWPAFGAAGKGRLTVGQLMSHQSGLPGFDGGAEPEIWFDRQAVLDRLAAQTPLWAPGTASGYHPITIGYLAGELFRLVDGRTMGTALREDFALPFGLDLWIGLPQSEHDRVAQLRKPAAPPDLGPIDAIKKAAFLDRGSAPGGRGSTEWRMAEIPSANLHATARDLARMMSIIAVGGALDHLAVLSEETLAEATRERIHGQDKVLPYVMSWAAGFTRNQGLNIFGPNPEAVGHCGWGGSMAFADQAAGVSSAYVMTRQSPHLLGDPRAMRLVQALYGAL from the coding sequence ATGACCGCTCTGCCCGATCTCCACGGCGTCTGCCCGCCGCGCTTCAACGCGGTGAAGGACGCCTTCGCCGCCAACTTCACCGACGCCCCCGAGGGGCTGAACGAACTGGCCGCGCGCTTCAGCGTGACCATCGACGGGGAGGTGGTCGTGGACCTGTGGGCCGGATCGGCCGACACGGCGGGGCGGACGCCCTTCACCGACGGGACCCTGGTCCCGGTCTTCTCGACCGGCAAGGCGGTCATGGCCCTGATGATCGCGCGCTGCGTCGACAAGGGGCTGCTGTCCTATGAGGACCGCGTCGCCGACCACTGGCCGGCCTTCGGCGCGGCGGGCAAGGGCCGGCTGACCGTCGGCCAGTTGATGAGCCACCAGTCCGGCCTGCCGGGCTTCGACGGCGGCGCGGAGCCCGAGATCTGGTTCGACCGCCAGGCGGTGCTGGACCGGCTGGCGGCCCAGACGCCTCTTTGGGCGCCCGGCACGGCCTCCGGCTATCACCCCATCACCATCGGCTATCTGGCGGGCGAACTGTTCCGCCTTGTCGACGGGCGGACCATGGGCACGGCCCTGCGCGAAGACTTCGCCCTGCCCTTCGGCCTGGACCTGTGGATCGGCCTGCCGCAGAGCGAGCATGACCGCGTGGCCCAGCTGCGCAAGCCCGCCGCCCCCCCCGACCTCGGCCCCATCGACGCGATCAAGAAGGCCGCCTTCCTCGACCGCGGCTCGGCGCCGGGCGGGCGCGGCTCGACCGAATGGCGGATGGCCGAGATCCCCTCCGCCAATCTGCACGCCACGGCCAGGGACCTGGCGCGGATGATGTCGATCATCGCTGTCGGCGGGGCCCTGGATCATCTGGCCGTGCTGTCGGAGGAGACCCTGGCCGAGGCGACGCGCGAGCGCATTCACGGCCAGGACAAGGTGCTGCCCTATGTCATGAGCTGGGCGGCGGGCTTCACCCGCAACCAGGGCCTGAACATCTTCGGCCCCAATCCCGAGGCGGTCGGCCACTGCGGCTGGGGCGGCTCCATGGCCTTCGCGGACCAGGCGGCGGGCGTCTCGTCCGCCTATGTCATGACCCGGCAGTCGCCGCACCTGCTCGGCGACCCGCGCGCGATGCGGCTGGTTCAGGCGCTCTACGGGGCGCTCTAG
- a CDS encoding DUF4440 domain-containing protein, translating to MMIRSRLLAALAASVLLAGGTSACAQNSVSMGGGDEVIRTARVETSREAAGAPAPVAAPPTTADTFDAVSDALDAAAAAWSSGQVEAVMATYVHDEPLLVFLGDVPLKGPDSVRAALEARAAEPGGLGTLSYEWFETLQFDVNTAVVSGRAVLTRGGKTQRGLFTRILRRTADGWLIVHDQLAWGPEV from the coding sequence ATGATGATCCGTTCGCGCCTCCTCGCCGCCCTCGCCGCCTCCGTCCTGCTCGCGGGAGGGACGTCGGCCTGCGCCCAGAACAGCGTCTCGATGGGCGGGGGAGACGAGGTCATCCGCACGGCGCGCGTCGAGACGAGCCGCGAAGCCGCCGGGGCGCCGGCGCCCGTCGCCGCCCCGCCGACCACGGCCGACACCTTCGACGCTGTCAGCGACGCCCTGGACGCCGCCGCCGCCGCCTGGAGCTCGGGCCAGGTCGAGGCGGTCATGGCCACCTATGTCCACGACGAGCCCCTGCTGGTCTTTCTGGGCGACGTACCGCTGAAGGGGCCGGACAGCGTGCGCGCCGCCCTGGAGGCCCGCGCGGCCGAGCCGGGCGGCCTGGGGACCCTGTCCTATGAGTGGTTCGAAACCCTGCAGTTCGACGTCAACACGGCGGTGGTCTCGGGCCGGGCCGTGCTGACGCGCGGCGGCAAGACCCAACGCGGCCTGTTCACCCGCATTCTGCGCCGCACGGCCGACGGCTGGCTGATCGTGCACGACCAGCTGGCCTGGGGGCCGGAGGTCTAG
- the rarD gene encoding EamA family transporter RarD, with the protein MTATPSQNSSEARAALAAGVVCYLIWGFIPLVFQQMAHQGANAWEIMGHRAVWGLVWALILVMLSRQWTQVVAVFRQPRVLGWLALSAVLIAANWTTYVVAVNNGRTLDASLGYYLNPLLNMAAGAWLFRERIDRFGAAAIALAAVGVVLQTLALGHAPWVSLLLAFSFAGYGIIRKRVSVDAQTGLFMECLLLALPGLAWVVFIEATGQGHFTASPAATFWLLFAGPATVIPLALFAWAARRMPLSSMGFLQFLAPTIVFVIGALQGEALGALRIASFAFIWGGAAVFAVGAVLKVRRAANTAETIVAPEPGLLDDPAEDRMAALDENPPAAR; encoded by the coding sequence GTGACAGCGACCCCCTCCCAGAACTCGTCCGAAGCCCGCGCCGCCCTGGCGGCGGGCGTCGTCTGCTACCTGATCTGGGGCTTCATCCCCCTGGTCTTCCAGCAGATGGCGCATCAGGGGGCGAACGCCTGGGAGATCATGGGCCATCGCGCCGTCTGGGGCCTGGTCTGGGCCCTGATCCTGGTCATGCTGTCGCGGCAATGGACGCAGGTGGTCGCTGTCTTCCGCCAGCCCAGGGTGCTGGGCTGGCTGGCCCTGTCGGCCGTGCTGATCGCCGCCAACTGGACTACCTATGTCGTGGCGGTGAACAACGGGCGGACCCTGGACGCCTCGCTCGGCTACTATCTCAACCCTCTGCTCAACATGGCGGCCGGAGCCTGGTTGTTCCGTGAACGGATCGACCGCTTCGGCGCCGCCGCCATCGCCCTGGCCGCCGTCGGCGTGGTGCTGCAGACCCTGGCGCTCGGCCATGCCCCCTGGGTCTCCCTGCTGCTGGCCTTCAGCTTCGCCGGCTACGGCATCATCCGCAAGCGGGTCTCGGTCGACGCCCAGACCGGCCTGTTCATGGAATGCCTGCTGCTGGCCCTGCCCGGCCTGGCCTGGGTGGTCTTCATCGAGGCGACGGGGCAGGGGCATTTCACCGCCTCGCCCGCAGCCACCTTCTGGCTGCTGTTCGCGGGTCCGGCCACCGTCATCCCGCTGGCCCTGTTCGCCTGGGCGGCGCGGCGCATGCCCCTGTCCAGCATGGGCTTCCTGCAGTTCCTGGCCCCGACCATCGTCTTCGTCATCGGCGCCCTGCAGGGCGAGGCCCTGGGCGCGTTGCGCATCGCCTCCTTCGCCTTCATCTGGGGCGGGGCGGCGGTGTTCGCCGTCGGCGCCGTGCTGAAGGTGCGCCGCGCCGCCAACACGGCCGAGACCATCGTCGCCCCCGAGCCCGGCCTGCTGGACGACCCGGCCGAGGACCGCATGGCGGCGCTGGACGAAAATCCGCCCGCCGCGCGTTGA
- a CDS encoding aspartate-semialdehyde dehydrogenase, whose translation MGYRVAVVGATGNVGREILAILEEVNFPVEKMHAIASRKSKGVEVSFGDRTIKCEDIEQFDFSSVDLVLMSAGGAVSREWSEKIGKAGPIVIDNSSAFRQDPDVPLIVPEVNPDAVKLARKKNIVANPNCSTAQLVVALKPLHDAAKIKRVVVSTYQSVSGAGKEGMDELWNQTKAIYGLGDATPKKFPKQIAFNVIPYIGSFRDDGYTDEEAKMWDETHKMLDPSIKLTVTCVRVPVFVGHSEAVTVEFDRPIAPDEAREILREAPGVLVVDKQEHDGYITPVDAAGEHAVYVSRIRKDPTVENGLSFWVVSDNLRKGAALNAVQIAQLLDETGVITPSSGYRTLTV comes from the coding sequence ATGGGCTATCGCGTCGCCGTCGTAGGCGCCACCGGCAATGTCGGTCGGGAAATCCTGGCCATCCTCGAGGAAGTGAACTTCCCCGTCGAGAAAATGCACGCGATCGCCTCCCGAAAATCCAAGGGCGTCGAGGTCTCCTTCGGGGACCGGACGATCAAGTGCGAGGACATCGAGCAGTTCGATTTCTCGAGCGTCGACCTGGTTCTGATGAGCGCCGGCGGCGCGGTGTCGCGCGAATGGTCCGAGAAGATCGGCAAGGCCGGCCCCATCGTCATCGACAACTCCTCGGCCTTCCGCCAGGACCCGGACGTGCCGCTGATCGTGCCCGAGGTGAACCCCGACGCGGTCAAGCTGGCGCGCAAGAAGAACATCGTCGCCAACCCCAACTGCTCGACCGCCCAACTGGTGGTGGCGCTGAAGCCGCTGCACGACGCGGCCAAGATCAAGCGCGTCGTCGTCTCGACCTACCAGTCCGTCTCGGGCGCCGGGAAGGAAGGCATGGACGAGCTGTGGAACCAGACCAAGGCCATCTACGGCCTGGGCGACGCCACGCCGAAGAAATTCCCCAAGCAGATCGCTTTCAACGTCATCCCCTACATCGGCTCCTTCCGCGACGACGGCTACACCGACGAGGAAGCCAAGATGTGGGACGAGACGCACAAGATGCTCGACCCCTCGATCAAGCTGACCGTCACCTGCGTGCGCGTGCCCGTCTTCGTCGGCCACTCGGAAGCCGTGACGGTGGAGTTCGACCGCCCGATCGCGCCGGACGAGGCCCGCGAGATCCTGCGCGAGGCGCCGGGCGTCCTGGTCGTCGATAAGCAGGAGCACGACGGCTACATCACCCCGGTCGACGCCGCCGGCGAGCACGCCGTCTATGTGTCGCGCATCCGCAAGGACCCGACGGTCGAGAACGGCCTGTCGTTCTGGGTGGTGTCGGACAACCTGCGCAAGGGCGCGGCCCTGAACGCCGTGCAGATCGCCCAGCTTCTGGACGAGACCGGCGTCATCACCCCGTCGAGCGGCTATCGCACCCTGACTGTGTAA
- the zapE gene encoding cell division protein ZapE, with amino-acid sequence MTSRIRNAYDIRVEEGVITPEPAQIALIAELERLEADLSKKGLFGALPEVRGIYIWGPPGRGKSMLMDLFYSSTPEQKKVRAHFHAFMARIHDLVKQWRDGTPRSRKAVFGASKGDDPIPPIAALIASEARLLCFDELQVTDIADAMILGRLFEALFEKKVVLAVTSNRAPEDLYKNGINRQLFLPFIDVIRRRCAVVETAGARDFRLDRLAGAQVWFSPLDVEARGGFETLWADLKGGEPEEPIALPVLGREVKLERTVGGMARATFNELCGRPLGPQDYLAVARRFHTLFLADVPRLSPANHHEARRLVTLVDALYEARTRLVALAEAAPEALYVEGVGAFEFERTVSRFNEMQSEDWLEQREEAEAA; translated from the coding sequence ATGACCTCCCGCATCCGCAACGCCTACGACATCCGCGTGGAAGAAGGCGTGATCACGCCCGAGCCCGCCCAGATCGCCCTGATCGCCGAACTGGAGCGTCTGGAAGCCGACCTGTCGAAGAAGGGGCTGTTCGGCGCCCTGCCCGAGGTCCGGGGCATCTACATCTGGGGGCCGCCTGGACGCGGCAAGTCCATGCTGATGGACCTCTTCTACTCCTCAACGCCCGAGCAGAAGAAGGTCCGCGCCCACTTCCACGCCTTCATGGCGCGCATCCACGACCTGGTGAAGCAGTGGCGCGACGGGACCCCGCGCAGCCGCAAGGCCGTGTTCGGGGCCAGCAAGGGGGACGACCCCATTCCGCCGATCGCCGCCCTGATCGCCTCGGAGGCGCGGCTGTTGTGCTTCGACGAACTGCAGGTCACGGACATCGCCGACGCCATGATCCTGGGCCGGCTGTTCGAGGCCCTGTTCGAGAAGAAGGTGGTGCTGGCCGTCACCTCGAACCGCGCGCCCGAGGACCTCTACAAGAACGGCATCAACCGCCAGCTCTTCCTGCCCTTCATCGACGTCATCCGCCGACGCTGCGCCGTGGTCGAGACGGCCGGGGCGCGCGATTTCCGCCTCGACCGCCTGGCCGGGGCGCAGGTCTGGTTCTCGCCGCTGGACGTCGAGGCGCGAGGCGGCTTCGAGACCCTGTGGGCCGACCTCAAGGGCGGCGAGCCGGAGGAGCCCATCGCCCTGCCGGTGCTGGGCCGCGAGGTGAAGCTGGAGCGCACCGTCGGCGGCATGGCGCGCGCGACCTTCAACGAGCTGTGCGGCCGTCCGCTGGGGCCGCAGGATTATCTGGCCGTCGCCCGGCGTTTCCACACCCTGTTCCTAGCCGACGTGCCCCGGCTCAGCCCGGCCAACCACCACGAGGCGCGTCGCCTGGTGACCCTGGTCGACGCCCTCTACGAGGCCAGGACCCGCCTGGTCGCCCTGGCCGAGGCCGCGCCCGAGGCGCTCTACGTCGAAGGCGTCGGCGCCTTCGAGTTCGAGCGGACGGTGTCGCGCTTCAACGAGATGCAGAGCGAGGACTGGCTGGAGCAGCGCGAAGAAGCGGAAGCGGCGTAG
- the mdh gene encoding malate dehydrogenase has translation MARAKIALIGAGMIGGTLAHVAAREALGDVILFDIAEGTPQGKALDIAEASAVFGQDVALKGANDYADISGADVCIVTAGVPRKPGMSRDDLIGINLKVMKAVGEGIKQHAPNAFVICITNPLDAMVWALQKFSGLPKEKVIGMAGVLDSARFAYFLAEKTGVSVQDIHAWTLGGHGDDMVPMVRHSTVGGLPLPDAVAAGFLSQADLDAIVERTRKGGGEIVALLKTGSAFYAPAESAIAMAKSYLLDQKRVLPCAVWLSGEYGLSDLYVGVPAMIGANGVEKIVEFTTNDDEKAMFAKSVASVQGLIQACKDIEPSLA, from the coding sequence ATGGCTCGCGCGAAGATCGCCCTCATCGGCGCCGGAATGATCGGCGGAACCCTGGCCCACGTGGCCGCGCGCGAAGCGCTGGGCGACGTCATCCTGTTCGACATCGCCGAAGGCACCCCGCAGGGCAAGGCCCTCGACATCGCCGAGGCCTCGGCCGTCTTCGGCCAGGACGTGGCCCTGAAGGGCGCCAACGACTACGCCGACATCTCGGGCGCCGACGTCTGCATCGTCACCGCCGGCGTGCCGCGCAAGCCGGGCATGAGCCGCGACGACCTGATCGGCATCAATCTGAAAGTGATGAAGGCCGTCGGCGAGGGCATCAAGCAGCACGCCCCCAACGCCTTCGTCATCTGCATCACCAACCCGCTCGACGCCATGGTCTGGGCCCTGCAGAAGTTCTCCGGGCTCCCCAAGGAGAAGGTCATCGGCATGGCCGGCGTGCTGGACTCGGCACGCTTCGCCTACTTCCTGGCTGAGAAGACCGGCGTGTCGGTGCAGGACATCCACGCCTGGACCCTGGGCGGCCACGGCGACGACATGGTGCCGATGGTGCGCCACTCGACGGTCGGCGGCCTGCCGCTGCCGGACGCGGTCGCCGCGGGCTTCCTGAGCCAGGCCGACCTGGACGCCATCGTCGAGCGCACCCGCAAGGGCGGCGGCGAGATCGTGGCCCTGCTGAAGACCGGCTCGGCCTTCTACGCCCCGGCCGAGAGCGCGATTGCGATGGCCAAGTCCTACCTGCTGGACCAGAAGCGCGTCCTGCCGTGCGCCGTGTGGCTGTCGGGCGAATACGGCCTGTCGGACCTCTACGTCGGCGTCCCGGCGATGATCGGCGCGAACGGCGTCGAGAAGATCGTCGAGTTCACCACCAATGACGACGAAAAGGCGATGTTCGCCAAATCGGTCGCCTCGGTCCAGGGCCTGATCCAAGCCTGTAAGGACATCGAGCCTTCCTTGGCTTAA
- a CDS encoding EcsC family protein, giving the protein MAAPSQRAMMDEPGYEARAFAEALAWRARQLKRPGLWDTATRATQDRINRAIPERVHKIVTAAVQQMTRAILTGADWTTARPLAEGSLQVREDQVRARIEFYRTTASVEGGVAGAGGFLLAAADFPALMAIKVKMLFEIAALYGYSGRAPNERLVILRLFQLAYSSARHRPEALAALEAAMRAPAAHGGILKTFDWRKFQLEYRDYIDVAKLAQLLPLIGAPIGAVVSWRLTQRLAQAAMNAYRLRLLYDQDPA; this is encoded by the coding sequence ATGGCGGCGCCTTCCCAAAGAGCGATGATGGATGAGCCGGGCTATGAGGCGCGGGCCTTCGCCGAGGCCCTGGCCTGGCGCGCTCGCCAGCTGAAACGCCCCGGCCTGTGGGACACGGCGACGCGCGCGACCCAGGACCGCATCAACCGCGCCATCCCCGAACGGGTGCACAAGATCGTGACCGCCGCCGTCCAGCAGATGACGCGCGCCATCCTGACCGGGGCGGACTGGACCACGGCCCGCCCCCTGGCCGAGGGTTCGCTGCAGGTGCGAGAAGACCAGGTCCGCGCCCGCATCGAATTCTATCGCACCACGGCCAGCGTCGAGGGCGGGGTGGCCGGGGCGGGCGGCTTCCTGCTGGCGGCGGCCGACTTTCCCGCCCTGATGGCCATCAAGGTCAAGATGCTGTTCGAGATCGCCGCCCTCTACGGCTATTCGGGCCGCGCCCCGAACGAGCGGCTGGTCATCCTGCGCCTGTTCCAGCTGGCCTACTCCAGCGCCAGACACCGCCCCGAGGCCCTGGCCGCCCTGGAGGCCGCCATGCGCGCCCCGGCGGCCCATGGCGGGATCCTGAAGACCTTCGACTGGCGCAAATTCCAGCTGGAGTATCGCGACTACATCGACGTGGCCAAGCTGGCCCAGCTGCTGCCGCTGATCGGCGCGCCGATCGGGGCCGTGGTCAGTTGGCGTCTGACCCAGCGTCTGGCCCAGGCGGCCATGAACGCCTATCGCCTGCGCCTCCTTTACGATCAGGACCCCGCATGA
- a CDS encoding HIT domain-containing protein has translation MSFAADPAFEAASAFAADWPLCQVRVQNDARFPWLILIPRVPGAVELEDLSPHQRALLTEEIIHASAVVRDLGALRGAPVDKLNIAALGNVTAQLHVHVVGRRRDDPLWPDPIWGRPGAVPCTPSALRTAIAHVAAL, from the coding sequence ATGAGCTTCGCCGCCGATCCCGCCTTCGAGGCCGCCTCCGCCTTCGCCGCCGACTGGCCCCTGTGCCAGGTGCGGGTCCAGAACGACGCCCGCTTTCCCTGGCTGATCCTGATCCCGCGCGTGCCCGGCGCGGTCGAGCTGGAGGACCTGTCGCCGCATCAGCGCGCCCTGCTGACCGAGGAGATCATCCACGCCAGCGCCGTGGTGCGCGACCTGGGCGCCCTGCGCGGCGCCCCCGTCGACAAGCTGAACATCGCCGCCCTGGGCAATGTCACGGCCCAGCTTCATGTCCATGTCGTCGGCCGACGCCGCGACGATCCCCTGTGGCCCGATCCGATCTGGGGACGGCCCGGGGCGGTTCCTTGCACGCCGTCCGCGCTGCGAACGGCGATCGCGCACGTCGCGGCCTTGTGA